A region of Geothermobacter ehrlichii DNA encodes the following proteins:
- the hflK gene encoding FtsH protease activity modulator HflK, with translation MRDWGNGPSSEELEKKIVDFANKVKKKMQGGRFKPSRGLLLVALIIILGFGVLGSFYEVNTEETAVILRFGKFAGFSGSGLHFKLPFGIDRIYTVPTGRVLKEEFGFRTVKPGVRTSYTKKGLEEESLTLTGDLNVSDVEWIVQYQIADPFKFVFRISRPVETIRDISEAMVRKAVGNSNVSKVLTTERAELAGEIEADLQKILNEYDIGVRIVTVKFQDVTPPDPVKAAFNEVNEAEQQKESLIFQAREQYNREVPKARGEAKKLIQEAKGYATERINRARGEADRFLSILTEYRKAPEVTRRRMYLETLEEVLPRLDEVYILDEQGGAILPLLQLRGEKGGAGK, from the coding sequence ATGCGGGATTGGGGTAACGGCCCCTCCAGTGAAGAGTTGGAGAAGAAAATCGTCGATTTCGCCAACAAGGTGAAAAAAAAGATGCAGGGTGGCCGCTTCAAGCCGAGTCGTGGGCTGCTGTTGGTCGCTCTGATCATCATTCTCGGCTTCGGTGTCTTGGGAAGTTTCTACGAGGTCAATACCGAAGAGACGGCGGTCATTCTCCGCTTCGGCAAGTTCGCCGGTTTTTCCGGGTCGGGCCTCCACTTCAAGCTCCCCTTCGGTATCGATCGGATCTACACCGTGCCGACCGGCCGCGTTTTGAAGGAGGAGTTCGGTTTCCGTACCGTGAAGCCGGGTGTCCGTACGTCCTACACCAAGAAGGGGCTTGAGGAAGAGTCGCTGACATTGACCGGCGATCTGAACGTCAGTGACGTCGAATGGATCGTCCAGTACCAGATAGCCGACCCGTTCAAGTTCGTCTTCCGCATCAGCCGGCCGGTTGAAACCATCCGCGACATCTCCGAAGCGATGGTGCGCAAGGCGGTCGGCAACTCCAACGTCAGCAAGGTTCTGACCACCGAACGGGCCGAGCTCGCCGGCGAGATCGAGGCTGACCTGCAGAAAATTCTCAACGAATACGACATAGGCGTCCGCATCGTCACCGTCAAGTTCCAGGACGTGACACCGCCCGACCCGGTGAAGGCGGCCTTCAACGAAGTCAACGAGGCCGAACAGCAGAAGGAGAGCCTGATCTTCCAGGCCCGCGAACAGTACAACCGCGAGGTGCCGAAGGCCCGAGGTGAAGCGAAGAAGCTGATCCAGGAAGCCAAAGGTTATGCGACCGAACGGATCAACCGGGCCAGGGGCGAGGCCGACCGCTTCCTGTCGATCCTGACCGAGTATCGCAAGGCCCCGGAAGTCACCCGGCGCCGGATGTATCTCGAAACTCTCGAAGAGGTGTTGCCGAGGCTCGACGAGGTCTACATCCTCGACGAGCAGGGCGGAGCCATCCTTCCGTTGCTGCAGCTGCGCGGCGAGAAAGGAGGGGCCGGAAAATGA
- the casA gene encoding type I-E CRISPR-associated protein Cse1/CasA: MSRFNLIDEKWIPVRLLNGRRDELGIRETLLDAKKIAAIEDPSPLVVAALHRFLLAVLYRALEGPTDFDQARDLFRSGFPVAKINAYLEKWRDRFWLFHEKYPFGQVPSFTPKIWRAWTALATEHNADNAKILFDHVVVDSPGSISSAAAARWILATQTYAVSCGKSELAHTGTAPSATAVMALPLARNLEETLIFSLVPQNRAVIQNDLPLWEREPETVEDLKKGIARPPGGLADLFSWRTRSIRLKEEKDGHVSQLAFASGVGIAATDYIDPMVGYREDVKLGRLPLQFRERGIWRDFDSLLPDDSKLAPQVIEHAARLAKTDRERLPRSVMILGQANNKAKIEFWRMERFTLPEALAGNRYIRSDIRQFLMDAEGAQKALWQACRNFARDLLGRGNREPAAKDISAFVEQMPVSPRYWSILETRFHEILSEFTLDRDPEDIRGLWLKFVRHALSEAWEHQRLSVSTGNAWAIRALARAEGPLSRKLHELTNEIAKLEPQEEGV; this comes from the coding sequence ATGAGTCGATTTAACCTGATTGATGAGAAATGGATTCCGGTCCGTTTGCTTAACGGGCGTCGGGACGAATTGGGGATTCGCGAAACCCTGCTTGATGCAAAGAAAATCGCCGCCATCGAAGACCCCTCTCCCCTGGTTGTCGCTGCCCTGCACCGCTTCCTGCTGGCCGTCCTCTATCGCGCCCTTGAGGGACCCACCGATTTCGATCAGGCCAGGGATCTGTTCCGCTCCGGCTTTCCGGTGGCGAAGATCAACGCCTATCTCGAAAAATGGCGAGACAGGTTCTGGCTCTTCCATGAGAAATACCCGTTCGGACAGGTCCCGTCCTTCACACCGAAAATCTGGCGGGCCTGGACGGCACTGGCGACTGAACATAATGCCGATAACGCCAAGATTCTGTTCGATCACGTCGTTGTCGATTCCCCCGGGAGTATTTCGTCGGCGGCTGCAGCTCGCTGGATTCTGGCCACTCAGACATATGCGGTCAGCTGTGGCAAGAGCGAACTTGCCCACACCGGCACAGCCCCTTCCGCGACCGCGGTTATGGCCCTGCCTCTAGCCCGCAATCTCGAGGAAACCCTCATTTTTTCTCTGGTCCCTCAAAATCGGGCGGTCATACAGAATGACCTCCCTCTCTGGGAGCGAGAACCTGAGACGGTCGAAGATCTCAAAAAAGGGATCGCTCGCCCACCTGGCGGGCTGGCCGATCTGTTCAGCTGGCGCACCCGCTCTATCCGTTTGAAGGAGGAAAAAGACGGACACGTGAGTCAATTGGCATTCGCTTCAGGTGTTGGCATTGCTGCCACCGATTACATCGACCCGATGGTTGGCTATCGCGAGGATGTAAAGCTTGGCAGACTGCCACTTCAATTTCGCGAGCGCGGAATCTGGCGGGATTTTGATTCTCTGCTGCCTGACGATTCGAAACTCGCGCCCCAGGTTATTGAACATGCGGCGCGGCTTGCGAAAACGGATCGGGAGAGGCTGCCCAGGTCGGTGATGATCCTTGGCCAGGCGAACAACAAGGCAAAGATCGAGTTCTGGCGCATGGAGCGCTTCACACTCCCTGAAGCTTTGGCGGGCAACCGTTACATAAGATCAGATATCCGCCAGTTTCTTATGGATGCGGAAGGGGCCCAAAAGGCGCTTTGGCAGGCATGCCGCAACTTTGCGCGTGATTTGCTTGGTCGCGGTAATCGCGAGCCAGCCGCAAAGGATATCAGTGCTTTCGTCGAGCAGATGCCTGTTTCTCCGAGGTACTGGTCCATCCTGGAGACAAGATTTCATGAAATCTTGTCGGAATTCACGCTTGATCGAGACCCAGAGGATATCCGAGGGCTTTGGTTGAAGTTTGTCAGACACGCATTAAGCGAAGCCTGGGAGCATCAAAGGTTATCTGTATCCACAGGTAATGCGTGGGCCATCAGGGCGCTGGCCAGAGCAGAAGGACCACTGAGCCGCAAGCTACATGAACTTACTAACGAAATCGCCAAACTCGAACCGCAAGAGGAGGGAGTATGA
- the hflC gene encoding protease modulator HflC: MKKSLIAVLVVAAVLIAKGGFYVVTEGEQAIITQFGAPVGDVKYAGIHFKIPVIQDVIRFDRRILKWDGDPNQIPTKDKKFIWIDTTARWRITDPLLFYKTVATELGAQSRLDDIIDSVVRDAVSGRLLVELVRGSDYVPEKGASERFVIDGAEIPREEIIGREEIMRGMLEKARASTPEYGIELIDVQIKRINYIEQVRRSVYERMINERKKVATQYRSEGEGEKADILGQMGRELKEIRSEALRQALEIRGRGDAEAAAIYAGAYNRDKEFYAFSRTLESYKKGIRKNGRLIISTDSDFFNYLKKAQ; this comes from the coding sequence ATGAAAAAGTCCCTGATTGCGGTCCTTGTTGTGGCCGCCGTATTGATTGCCAAGGGCGGCTTCTATGTCGTCACCGAGGGTGAACAGGCCATCATCACCCAGTTCGGCGCCCCGGTCGGCGACGTCAAGTACGCCGGCATCCATTTCAAGATCCCGGTCATTCAGGATGTCATCCGGTTCGATCGACGTATCCTCAAGTGGGACGGCGACCCGAACCAGATTCCGACCAAGGACAAGAAATTCATCTGGATCGACACCACGGCCCGCTGGCGCATTACCGATCCGCTGCTTTTTTACAAGACCGTCGCCACCGAACTTGGCGCCCAGAGCCGCCTTGACGACATTATCGATTCGGTAGTGCGCGACGCCGTCTCCGGACGACTGCTGGTGGAACTGGTTCGCGGCAGCGATTATGTTCCGGAAAAGGGCGCCAGCGAACGTTTCGTGATCGATGGCGCCGAGATTCCGCGTGAAGAGATCATCGGTCGCGAGGAAATCATGCGCGGCATGCTGGAAAAGGCCAGGGCCAGCACTCCCGAGTACGGCATCGAACTGATCGATGTCCAGATCAAGCGGATCAACTATATCGAGCAGGTCAGGCGCAGCGTCTATGAGCGGATGATCAATGAACGCAAGAAAGTGGCGACCCAGTACCGTTCCGAAGGAGAGGGCGAAAAGGCCGACATCCTCGGCCAGATGGGGCGGGAGTTGAAGGAGATCCGTTCCGAGGCACTGCGACAGGCGCTCGAAATTCGCGGGCGTGGCGATGCCGAGGCCGCCGCGATCTATGCCGGGGCCTACAATCGGGACAAGGAGTTTTACGCCTTCTCGCGAACGCTCGAATCCTACAAGAAAGGGATCCGAAAAAACGGCCGCCTGATCATTTCCACCGATTCCGATTTCTTCAATTACCTGAAAAAGGCCCAATAG
- the cas3 gene encoding CRISPR-associated helicase Cas3' has protein sequence MSLSLQCEIFFEILLVEWPAILGRQIMEGIVSEVLNFLWAKSDSSNKGDLRWHPLVLHLLDVAASADAILAREPKSTRQRLAAIFGMPWEEARPWFLLIVACHDLGKACPGFQCKWPELLSRLSLKNPRSPSTDINHAFVSQGVLAEWLRAQDWPDDLADLVADAVGCHHGMRAASNTLDRLMGDRRALGESDWEKARQELLESLFTVFKPSKPPAKKTLSGPDFMLLAGLTSFADWIGSNEDWFPFGNSDDCQDLQGWFERRRTQADRALDAIGWLPRSPLCSEEKSFDQVFSFQPRPLQEAVAEFLAAVSTPSILLMEAPMGEGKTEAAFYGHLALQRKFGHRGLYVALPTKATGNAMFARTLGFISRQGKDRQLDLQLLHGATQLNETFQNLRLSGIHDESFGGEVRAGEWFTHKKRALLSEYGVGTVDQALLTILPVRHQFVRLWGLANRVVIFDEIHAYDSYTGTLLAHLLRWLLALGSSVILLSATLSPSTRRKLAEVVKGTLPEQEADYPRLTLYSPDNVKQVHIEADPERRRVVRLQSLPADVTSLQAALMEHLADGGMGLALVNTVQRAQDLYRLFPAGAPLVRNGQRVGKRLSDGTEIFLFHARFPAEWRQQREDQALEVFGEKGCRAGRKILIATQVAEQSLDLDFDLIVTDLAPIDLVLQRAGRLWRHPRNGRPLTEPLLVIAGLSGDEPPDFGQPLWWGAVYREDVLLRTWCLLRGMSTLILPDQIDALVASVYEEEVEVPEALQERLCEAIIQGDGADYSRKNQANHAFIGFPDDASWNDTGRGVKADEDEPGLHPTLIAQTRLGDPSVVVIPLFPGDGFDPTSPPEFFKARAWSLRSMSLSRKGVVRRCQALGVPEAWKKSTLLRNSFPLELNEEGRWKLDESVRLDDDLGLVYDTKEEA, from the coding sequence GTGAGCCTGTCGCTTCAATGTGAGATTTTTTTTGAGATTTTGCTGGTAGAGTGGCCGGCGATATTGGGGCGGCAAATCATGGAGGGGATCGTGAGTGAGGTGTTAAATTTCCTCTGGGCCAAATCAGATAGTAGTAATAAGGGTGATCTGCGGTGGCATCCATTGGTGCTTCATCTGCTTGATGTTGCGGCCAGTGCCGATGCCATTCTTGCCCGTGAGCCGAAATCGACTCGTCAGCGGCTTGCTGCCATCTTCGGAATGCCATGGGAAGAAGCACGCCCCTGGTTTCTTTTGATTGTCGCCTGCCACGATCTCGGTAAAGCCTGTCCGGGGTTCCAATGCAAATGGCCTGAACTTCTTTCCCGGCTTTCACTGAAGAATCCGCGCAGCCCCAGCACCGACATCAACCACGCTTTTGTCAGCCAGGGCGTACTCGCTGAATGGTTGCGGGCGCAGGATTGGCCTGATGACCTGGCCGATTTGGTAGCGGATGCCGTTGGTTGCCACCACGGGATGAGGGCCGCATCGAATACCCTCGATCGCCTCATGGGGGACCGGCGTGCCCTTGGCGAGAGCGACTGGGAGAAGGCCCGCCAGGAACTTCTGGAATCGCTGTTCACTGTTTTCAAGCCATCTAAGCCCCCAGCCAAGAAGACTTTGTCCGGTCCCGATTTCATGCTGCTGGCGGGGCTGACGAGTTTCGCCGATTGGATCGGTTCCAACGAGGACTGGTTTCCCTTTGGCAATTCCGACGATTGCCAGGATTTGCAGGGATGGTTTGAAAGGCGTCGCACACAGGCTGATCGTGCGCTCGATGCCATTGGCTGGTTGCCTCGGTCGCCGCTTTGTTCGGAAGAAAAATCCTTCGATCAGGTTTTTTCCTTTCAGCCTCGGCCGTTGCAAGAGGCAGTCGCCGAATTCCTGGCGGCGGTCAGCACCCCTTCCATTCTGCTGATGGAAGCCCCCATGGGTGAAGGCAAAACCGAAGCGGCATTTTACGGTCATCTGGCTTTGCAACGAAAATTCGGGCATCGCGGCTTGTATGTGGCCTTGCCCACCAAAGCCACCGGCAACGCCATGTTCGCCCGTACGCTCGGATTCATTAGCCGCCAGGGGAAGGATCGCCAGCTGGATCTGCAACTGCTCCACGGGGCGACTCAACTCAACGAGACATTTCAGAACCTCAGACTTTCAGGAATTCACGATGAGTCCTTTGGCGGGGAGGTCCGCGCTGGCGAATGGTTCACCCACAAGAAGCGGGCTCTTCTCTCGGAATACGGGGTGGGGACTGTGGATCAGGCACTGCTGACCATCCTGCCGGTGCGGCACCAGTTCGTACGGCTGTGGGGGTTGGCCAACCGGGTCGTGATTTTCGACGAAATCCACGCCTATGACAGCTATACCGGCACGCTTCTGGCCCACCTGCTACGTTGGCTATTGGCTCTGGGTTCTTCAGTCATTCTCCTGTCGGCAACCCTCTCGCCGTCCACTCGGAGGAAGTTGGCGGAAGTTGTAAAGGGTACGTTGCCCGAGCAGGAAGCTGATTACCCGCGCCTGACACTCTATTCTCCGGACAATGTGAAACAGGTGCACATCGAAGCTGATCCCGAGCGGCGGCGAGTAGTGCGTCTACAGTCACTTCCGGCCGATGTCACCAGTCTGCAAGCGGCTCTGATGGAGCATCTGGCAGACGGCGGCATGGGGCTCGCCCTGGTCAATACGGTCCAGCGTGCGCAGGATCTCTACCGCCTTTTTCCCGCGGGCGCCCCCCTGGTTCGGAATGGGCAGCGGGTCGGAAAACGATTGTCCGATGGCACCGAGATATTTCTTTTCCATGCCCGCTTCCCGGCGGAATGGCGACAACAGCGAGAGGATCAGGCCCTGGAGGTTTTCGGCGAAAAGGGTTGCCGAGCAGGCCGCAAAATTCTCATCGCCACCCAGGTCGCCGAACAGAGTCTCGATCTCGATTTTGACCTGATTGTCACCGATCTTGCTCCCATCGACCTGGTTCTGCAACGCGCCGGTCGTCTCTGGCGGCATCCCAGAAATGGCCGGCCGCTGACCGAACCGCTGCTGGTGATTGCCGGCCTCTCGGGTGATGAGCCGCCCGATTTCGGTCAGCCGCTTTGGTGGGGGGCTGTCTATCGCGAGGATGTACTGTTGCGGACCTGGTGCCTTTTGCGAGGCATGTCGACGTTGATATTGCCGGACCAGATCGACGCTCTGGTTGCCAGTGTTTATGAAGAAGAGGTCGAAGTGCCGGAAGCGCTTCAGGAGAGGTTGTGCGAGGCAATCATACAGGGGGACGGTGCCGATTATTCCAGAAAAAACCAGGCGAACCATGCCTTCATCGGATTCCCCGATGATGCTTCCTGGAACGACACCGGGCGTGGGGTTAAGGCCGACGAGGACGAGCCCGGCCTGCATCCGACTCTGATTGCTCAGACCCGACTTGGCGATCCCTCGGTCGTGGTTATCCCGCTGTTCCCAGGAGATGGCTTCGATCCGACCAGCCCCCCGGAGTTTTTCAAAGCCAGAGCATGGTCATTGCGTTCGATGAGCCTTTCGCGCAAGGGGGTGGTCAGGCGTTGTCAGGCCCTGGGGGTGCCCGAAGCCTGGAAGAAATCTACATTACTGCGAAACTCCTTTCCCCTGGAACTAAATGAAGAGGGCCGGTGGAAGCTGGATGAGTCAGTGCGCCTGGATGACGATCTCGGATTAGTTTACGACACAAAGGAGGAGGCATGA
- the casB gene encoding type I-E CRISPR-associated protein Cse2/CasB: protein MSAFFEWLEDLNARDRKVRAVLRRSLAYEPGAFPPAYPYVEPFLPDESSEWRRGMHYLAAGLWALHWREGRQGQPMSLGRACAAYQSANGSLSTEQRFVALLDADRDQLLHRLRQMVALLKDYPLDFGSLLSDLLAWNNPRKPVQNRWARDYYRSAATNTTIESNTQEENVQ, encoded by the coding sequence ATGAGTGCATTTTTCGAGTGGCTGGAAGATCTGAATGCCCGTGACAGAAAAGTGAGGGCCGTGCTCAGGCGAAGCCTTGCGTATGAGCCGGGCGCATTTCCCCCCGCCTACCCCTATGTCGAGCCATTTCTTCCCGATGAATCCAGCGAGTGGCGACGCGGTATGCACTACCTCGCCGCCGGACTCTGGGCCCTGCATTGGCGCGAAGGGCGGCAGGGGCAACCGATGTCTCTTGGCAGAGCGTGCGCAGCTTATCAAAGTGCCAACGGTTCCTTGAGTACGGAACAACGATTTGTCGCCTTGCTGGATGCAGACAGAGATCAACTTCTTCATCGTTTGCGCCAGATGGTTGCACTGCTCAAAGACTATCCACTCGATTTTGGCAGTTTGCTGAGCGACCTTCTGGCCTGGAACAATCCCCGCAAACCGGTTCAGAATCGCTGGGCGCGCGACTATTACAGGAGCGCCGCAACCAACACTACCATCGAATCCAACACACAGGAGGAGAATGTCCAATGA
- the cas5e gene encoding type I-E CRISPR-associated protein Cas5/CasD, translated as MPTLLLRLVGPMQSWGTTSRFDQRDTGKEPSKSGVLGLIAAAMGIDRENWTDLEPLTRLVMGVRHDRPGIPKRDYQTAGCAKGDRVIKADGRLSRDGIVSRRDYLADAAFLVGLSGNDRSLLERVHAALHDPVWPLALGRKSYVPSEPVWLRDGIQDAGLADTLRSYPWIASPRDWESVPERLRLSMESDAGSGLLRMDQPLSSFAERRFGARYVSSEWIPFPQEVPHVPA; from the coding sequence ATGCCGACCTTGTTGCTTCGGCTGGTGGGACCCATGCAATCGTGGGGAACGACCAGTCGCTTTGACCAGCGTGACACCGGCAAAGAGCCGAGCAAATCGGGTGTACTGGGTCTGATTGCCGCCGCGATGGGAATCGACCGCGAAAACTGGACAGACCTCGAGCCACTGACCAGGCTGGTCATGGGGGTACGTCATGACCGACCGGGCATCCCGAAGAGGGATTACCAGACAGCGGGCTGTGCCAAGGGAGACAGGGTCATCAAGGCGGACGGAAGACTCTCCAGGGATGGTATCGTTTCACGCCGGGATTATCTGGCCGATGCCGCCTTTCTGGTGGGGTTGTCCGGAAATGACCGTTCTCTGCTGGAGCGTGTGCATGCAGCCCTGCACGATCCTGTCTGGCCGTTGGCATTGGGGAGAAAGTCCTATGTCCCGTCCGAGCCTGTCTGGCTTAGAGACGGGATTCAGGATGCCGGGCTGGCGGACACCCTGAGGAGCTATCCATGGATCGCTTCCCCCCGAGACTGGGAAAGTGTCCCCGAGAGGTTGCGGCTTTCCATGGAATCGGATGCTGGTTCAGGCCTTCTCAGGATGGACCAGCCGTTGTCTTCCTTCGCCGAGCGTCGTTTCGGGGCCCGATATGTAAGCTCGGAATGGATCCCCTTCCCGCAGGAGGTGCCCCATGTACCTGCATAG
- a CDS encoding HIRAN domain-containing protein, translating to MLKKITCRTPDVPGGVAEWRHGQQSKGVVMPLKRRSFLKSLLSVPVALLHRPAIARSPDRGLLLNRFSIAGFRYYQGTALLPILRPGQTLQLRAEPDNPHDAFAVRIEWNGRKLGYVPRRIVGVVALESNRHPGSPARKVHLVLDDGTFFEFYGSDLDNAKGCKPCTLGDPRWTMSGEYTIVQEFWEEGADPRLYEGT from the coding sequence ATGCTGAAAAAAATCACATGTAGGACACCAGATGTCCCAGGTGGCGTGGCAGAATGGCGGCACGGTCAACAATCGAAGGGGGTCGTCATGCCGTTGAAGCGCCGCTCTTTTCTGAAGTCACTGCTGTCCGTCCCTGTTGCCCTGCTCCACCGGCCTGCCATTGCCCGGTCGCCGGACCGCGGCCTTCTGCTCAACCGCTTCAGTATCGCGGGGTTTCGCTATTACCAGGGAACGGCCCTGTTGCCGATACTGCGGCCAGGACAGACGTTGCAGCTTCGGGCGGAACCGGACAATCCCCATGATGCATTCGCCGTTCGCATCGAATGGAACGGTCGCAAGCTGGGCTATGTGCCCCGCAGAATTGTTGGTGTGGTGGCCCTGGAATCAAACAGGCACCCCGGCAGCCCGGCCAGAAAGGTGCACCTGGTGCTCGATGACGGGACCTTCTTCGAATTCTATGGAAGTGACCTCGATAACGCCAAAGGGTGCAAACCCTGCACTCTGGGTGACCCGCGCTGGACGATGAGCGGTGAATACACCATCGTGCAGGAATTTTGGGAGGAGGGTGCCGATCCGCGTTTGTACGAAGGAACATAG
- a CDS encoding helix-turn-helix transcriptional regulator, translating into MAGHLKFIRYYWFDRQVRAGRYPNATTLAEHFEISTKTAQRNIDYMRDQLAMPLEYDSRRKGYYYTDVDFSLPALQVSQNELLAILLAQNLLADSAGGLISREIERFGRRLFAATDHIGLGAERIATAFSAVWNAYTPADPRAFRLVADSLLQSRRLQFHYFSPASGERSERLVEPYHLQHYLGSWVLLARCCEKQDWRKFNLGRMSDVQLTSDSFTPLPPASWKRELEGAFGLFQGLKHQQVVLHFNAYRARWIRHEIWHPEQEVEECPDGSLILRFKVADLREIKLRVLQFGADVEVLAPEALRREIVEEAQRISGLYAEKNHM; encoded by the coding sequence ATGGCCGGGCACCTCAAATTCATCCGTTATTACTGGTTCGACAGGCAAGTTCGGGCAGGGCGCTATCCGAACGCAACGACTCTGGCCGAGCACTTTGAAATTTCAACCAAGACGGCGCAACGAAACATTGATTACATGCGCGACCAGTTGGCGATGCCGCTGGAATACGATTCCCGGCGCAAGGGCTATTACTACACAGACGTCGATTTTTCCCTGCCGGCCCTGCAGGTCAGCCAGAACGAATTGCTTGCCATTCTTCTGGCGCAAAATCTGCTTGCCGACAGTGCCGGCGGGCTCATCAGCCGCGAAATAGAACGCTTCGGCCGCAGGTTGTTTGCCGCCACCGATCATATCGGACTTGGCGCCGAGCGCATCGCCACCGCCTTTTCCGCCGTCTGGAACGCTTACACCCCCGCCGATCCCCGGGCCTTTCGCCTGGTCGCCGACAGTCTGCTGCAGTCGCGCCGGTTGCAGTTCCATTATTTCTCCCCTGCCAGTGGTGAACGCAGCGAGCGTCTGGTCGAGCCCTATCACCTGCAACATTACCTTGGCAGCTGGGTGCTGCTGGCCCGGTGTTGCGAGAAGCAGGACTGGAGAAAATTCAACCTGGGGCGGATGAGCGATGTGCAATTGACGTCTGATTCGTTTACCCCTCTGCCACCGGCTTCGTGGAAGCGTGAGCTGGAGGGAGCGTTCGGCCTGTTTCAGGGACTGAAACACCAGCAGGTCGTGCTGCATTTCAACGCTTACCGGGCGCGCTGGATCAGACATGAAATCTGGCATCCGGAACAGGAAGTCGAGGAATGCCCCGACGGGTCGCTGATTCTGCGCTTCAAGGTTGCGGATCTGCGTGAAATCAAGTTGCGGGTTCTGCAGTTCGGCGCGGATGTCGAAGTCCTGGCTCCGGAAGCCTTGCGCCGTGAAATTGTGGAAGAAGCGCAACGGATATCGGGACTGTATGCTGAAAAAAATCACATGTAG
- the cas7e gene encoding type I-E CRISPR-associated protein Cas7/Cse4/CasC, with translation MKTLIEIHALQNFAPSNLNRDDTGAPKDAIFGGTRRARVSSQCFKRAVRRYFTDLMERAALEETDVAFRTKRVLEEITAALKDKGHDEDEAREKAKLALAAMEISVKDDGKTEYLLFLGKREIAALADIIHEKWELISPAAESVAEGKKAGKAKKRAAQNADPELKKALDKVFNGGKAVDVALFGRMLADLPEKNQDAACQVAHAISTHAVDREFDFYTAVDDLKPEDTAGADMMGTVEFNSACFYRYAVVDWEKLVDNLQGDAELARKGLRAFLEGFVVAAPTGKQNTFAAHNPPEFVAIAVRRNTAPRSLANAFETAIRVGKGESLTRKSAEAMTEKARILQAAYGGDEQTLVLNLAGARHEGFGCVVASLKELLDGTLAAVQE, from the coding sequence ATGAAGACGCTGATTGAAATCCATGCCTTGCAGAATTTCGCCCCGTCGAACCTCAACCGCGACGACACCGGCGCACCCAAGGATGCCATTTTCGGCGGCACCCGCCGCGCTCGGGTTTCCAGCCAGTGTTTCAAACGCGCTGTGCGCCGGTATTTCACAGATTTGATGGAGCGGGCCGCACTTGAGGAGACTGATGTGGCCTTCCGGACCAAGCGGGTTCTCGAGGAAATCACTGCAGCCCTGAAAGACAAGGGGCATGACGAGGACGAAGCCAGAGAAAAGGCCAAATTGGCGCTGGCCGCCATGGAAATTTCGGTGAAGGACGATGGCAAGACCGAATATCTCCTGTTCCTCGGCAAACGGGAGATCGCTGCGCTGGCCGACATTATTCATGAAAAGTGGGAATTGATCTCGCCTGCGGCCGAATCGGTGGCGGAAGGGAAGAAAGCTGGTAAAGCCAAGAAACGGGCGGCGCAGAATGCCGATCCCGAGCTGAAGAAGGCTCTCGACAAGGTGTTCAACGGCGGCAAAGCGGTGGATGTCGCGCTTTTCGGTCGCATGCTGGCCGATCTTCCGGAGAAGAATCAGGATGCCGCCTGCCAGGTGGCCCACGCCATTTCGACCCATGCCGTCGACCGCGAGTTCGACTTTTATACGGCGGTGGACGATCTCAAGCCGGAGGACACGGCGGGTGCCGATATGATGGGGACAGTGGAATTCAATTCCGCCTGTTTCTATCGTTACGCAGTCGTGGACTGGGAAAAACTCGTTGACAATCTTCAGGGCGATGCCGAGCTGGCCCGGAAAGGGCTGCGGGCGTTCTTGGAAGGCTTTGTGGTGGCCGCGCCCACCGGCAAGCAGAATACTTTCGCAGCCCACAACCCGCCCGAATTTGTGGCCATTGCTGTCCGCCGCAACACGGCACCACGCAGCCTGGCAAATGCCTTTGAAACCGCTATCCGAGTCGGTAAGGGGGAATCTTTAACCCGGAAATCAGCCGAAGCTATGACGGAAAAAGCCCGGATATTGCAGGCCGCCTATGGCGGTGACGAGCAGACGTTGGTGCTCAATCTTGCTGGTGCCCGGCACGAAGGGTTCGGCTGCGTCGTGGCATCATTGAAAGAGTTGTTGGACGGGACCCTCGCAGCCGTACAGGAGTGA